The Acidimicrobiia bacterium genomic interval GTCTCGTCGCGGATCTCCTGTGCGGTACGCTCGAGCACGTCGACCCGCCTCGCGCAAATTGCTACCTTGGCTCCCTCAGCGGAAAGGCGCCGGGCGACCGCACGGCCCAGCCCTTCGCTCGCGCCACTGATCGCCGCGATCTTGCCGTCAAGGCCCAGTTCTATAGCCATCTCATCCTCTCTAGAGCTCTTGCTGAGTGTTCTCATCCCGGTGAGTGATTGCCAGCACGACAGTAGATACTACCCAGAAACATCTTACTGATTCAAACACTTTGACCACATCCCGAGAGCATTCTGACTTCAGACCGAAGTCCCCCAACACTTCTACTGCATGTATGAGCCGCCATCGACTACCAGCGTCTGCCCAGTTACGAAGTCGCTGTCGGGTGAGGCGAAGAAGGCGACCACGCCGGCGACATCACTCGGCCGCTCAACTCGCTGGATCGCTCGACCGGAGAGGGCGCCTCGCCGAAGCTCCAAGGTCTCAGCATCCGGGTTGACCTCGCTCAGTGTGCTTCCTGGTGCAACACAGTTCACGAGTATCCCGTGCGGCCCGAGTTCGCGAGCCAGGGACTTGGTGAACCCCAGCATGCCGGCCTTGCTCGCCACGTAGTGAATCCGGTTCACCGAACCCTTGAAGGCAGACGCTGAACCGATGTTGATGATTTTCCCATATCCCAGCGCTTTCATGCTGGGTACTACGGCTCGGCAGGCCAGCCAGGCGCCTTTGAGGTTGACATCCAACAGATCATCCCACTCGTCAACCGGAACCTCGTCGAAAGGGACGCGAGACATCTTGATAGTCGAAAACAGCGCGGCGTTGTTGACGAGGATGTCGATGCGATCAGCGATCGCCAGGGTCCGGTCGGCGAGTTCTCGTAGGCTTTCTTCCTGACGAACATCGGTTTTCGTGGCAACACACAGCAATCCATCCCCACGGATTTGGCGAGCTGCTCGTTCCCCCTCCTCTCCATCCACATCGGCGACGACAACATGAGCCCCTTCGTGGGCGAGTCGATGCGCAAGGGCGAGCCCAATGCCGTGCGCGCCTCCGGTCACGATCGCAACACGACCATCCAGACGACGGTATGGCTGATCGGCTTGGCTCGTCATAAATCCATCATATCATTTGACCCAATGATCCCAACAGTAGTAGCGTCCAAGCCGGTCAAGACTCGGACCTTGATGCGCGGCTAAGCCGGTGCCTCAGGGGCCGATTTCGCGAGAAACAGGAGCGCGAGGCGGCACATCATGCTCGACGCATTTGGATCGGCCCTGACCCAGATATTCAGCTGCCCGTGCGTGGGTGGCGTTATCCCATCGAGGTTGGGGTTTCTCGCGATCGGTGTGTTCATGGGGCTTGCCCTGGGGGTCATCCCAGGATTGGGCGGACTCGTGGGGATGGCCCTTCTCCTGCCGTTCACGTACGGAATGGATACTCCTGCCGCTGCGGCAATAATGATGGGCGTGCTCGCCGGTGTGAACCTCGGCGACATGGTCTCCTCGGTGTTGTTCGCAGTTCCGGGATCCGCAGCCTCGCAGGCGACAATACTCGACGGACATCCAATGGCCAGGAAGGGCGAGGCTGGTCGCGCCTTCGGGGCCGGCTACACGGCGTCGTTGATGGGCGGCATCTTCGGAGTCATAGCCCTCTCCGCCGTTCTCCCGGTAATGCGCCCTATCGTGCTTGCCTTCGGAGCTCCCGAGTTCTTCATGATGGGGATTGTCGGTATCTCGATGGTCGGTTCGCTGAGCGGGCGGGCCCCGATCAAGGGTATCATCGCGGGCGCGCTGGGATTGCTTATCGGCACGGCGGGACTCGATCCTCAGTCTGGCGCCCTACGCTGGGATTTCGGTCAACTGTACCTTTGGGATGGGATTCCGCTCGTTGGCATCGCCCTCGGCCTCTTTGCCATCCCCGAACTCATAGACCTCACAATTGAGGGTACGGCAATCAGCAGCGTAGGGATGAAGATTGGCTCTGTGTGGGGCGGAGTTCGAGATGCGGTCAAGAACTGGTTTCTGGTGCTTCGCTGCAGTGTGCTGGGTGTGTGGATTGGAGCTGTGCCCGGTCTCGGCGCGCCGGTCGTCGACTGGTTCGCATACGGGCACGCGATGCAAACGGAAAAGGGGGCCGCCGAGACATTCGGCAAGGGAGACGTCCGTGGGGTCATTGCTGTTGAGGCAGCAGCAAATGCCAAGGAGGGCGGTGCCTTCATACCGACAATTGCCTTCGGCGTGCCCGGGAGCGCATCCATGGCGCTGATCCTTGGGGCCTTGCTGATTCAAGGGATACAGCCCGGCCCAGACATGGTGACCGAGCACCTTGACCTGACCTACGTCTTTATCATCACGCTCGCGCTGGCGAACGTTCTTGCGACGACCGTGAGCTTGCTGTACGCCAGACAGATCGCGCGGATTGCCCACATACCCATCCACATCCTTGCACCGATGCTGCTGGTGGTGGTGTTCCTTGCCGCGTTCCAGACCAGTCGGAGTGTCGGTGACCTGATAGTACTGCTCGCCTTTTCCGCGATTGGCTGGATGATGAAGCGGTTCCGATGGCCGCGTCCTCCCGTGATCTTGGGAGTGGTTCTCAGTCGCATCATCGAGAACTACCTCTTCATTTCCGTGTCTCGGTATGGCTGGACCTGGTTGTACCGCCCCATCGTGATGATCCTCATCGTCGT includes:
- a CDS encoding 3-oxoacyl-ACP reductase FabG, with translation MTSQADQPYRRLDGRVAIVTGGAHGIGLALAHRLAHEGAHVVVADVDGEEGERAARQIRGDGLLCVATKTDVRQEESLRELADRTLAIADRIDILVNNAALFSTIKMSRVPFDEVPVDEWDDLLDVNLKGAWLACRAVVPSMKALGYGKIINIGSASAFKGSVNRIHYVASKAGMLGFTKSLARELGPHGILVNCVAPGSTLSEVNPDAETLELRRGALSGRAIQRVERPSDVAGVVAFFASPDSDFVTGQTLVVDGGSYMQ
- a CDS encoding tripartite tricarboxylate transporter permease; this translates as MLDAFGSALTQIFSCPCVGGVIPSRLGFLAIGVFMGLALGVIPGLGGLVGMALLLPFTYGMDTPAAAAIMMGVLAGVNLGDMVSSVLFAVPGSAASQATILDGHPMARKGEAGRAFGAGYTASLMGGIFGVIALSAVLPVMRPIVLAFGAPEFFMMGIVGISMVGSLSGRAPIKGIIAGALGLLIGTAGLDPQSGALRWDFGQLYLWDGIPLVGIALGLFAIPELIDLTIEGTAISSVGMKIGSVWGGVRDAVKNWFLVLRCSVLGVWIGAVPGLGAPVVDWFAYGHAMQTEKGAAETFGKGDVRGVIAVEAAANAKEGGAFIPTIAFGVPGSASMALILGALLIQGIQPGPDMVTEHLDLTYVFIITLALANVLATTVSLLYARQIARIAHIPIHILAPMLLVVVFLAAFQTSRSVGDLIVLLAFSAIGWMMKRFRWPRPPVILGVVLSRIIENYLFISVSRYGWTWLYRPIVMILIVVAVFSIWYGFRAKNKAPSTSEPSSDSAI